The sequence CACAGCAGCCATTCGCGCACGGTGTCAGAGTAGGGCGCAGTGAAGTCGACATGCTCGAGCGGCATGGCCGTGCCGTCGCAATAGCTGTGCGCGCGTCCCCAGCTGTAGTCGATCAACTGGTCCGGAACGACCAGCGTACCCGGCGCGCAGTCGGCACTGATGCCGCCGACGGCATTCACGGCGATGACCCGGCGTACTCCGGCGTCTCGCAGCGCCCAGACGTTGGCGCGGTAGTTGATGGCGTGCGGCGCAATATCGTGGTCGCGCCCGTGCCGCGCCAGGAAGACCACGGGCATGCCGGCATAGCGCCCCCTGACCAGGGGCGCGGACGGCTCGCCCCAGGGCGTCACCGCGCGCTCCTCGCGCTCGATCTCCAGCCCCGCCAGCTGCGCCATGCCGGTACCGCCGATGATGCCCGTAGGGATCATCCGTGGTCGTCCTCCGCGGCCAGCGCGTACACACCCTGGTGCTGCCGATGGTGCTCGTGGAAATCCATGCCGCAACCGAACAGGTAGCGATCCTCCAGTTTCATGCCCACGTAGTCCGCCTGCATGTTCTTGTAGCGACGCGGATGCTGCTTGTCGATCAGCACCGCACTGCGCACCTGGGTGGCGCCGCGATCACGACAATCCTCGAGGATGGCGTCCAGCGTGTAGCCCTCGTCGAGGATGTCGTCCACCACCAGGACGCTGCGGCCGCGCAAGGAGGTGCGCGGCCGGGCAACCCACTCCAGCTCGGCGATGCCGCGCGTACCACCCTGGTACCGGGTGGCGTGCACGTAGTCGAGTTGCAACGGGAACGCGAGCCGCTGCAACAGCCAGGCCGTGGGGAGCAGGCCGCCGACCATGACCGCCAGCACCACCGGGTCGTGCTCGCCGAGGTCACGCCGGATTTCGACCGCCATCTCGTCCAGTGCCTGCGCCACCCTGGCCGGGTCCGCGAGCAGGTCGGCCCGCGCCAGGATCGCATCGTAGTTCTCACGCATCGCTCATCCCTCGGTTTGCTTGCCGCGGCGGCGCGCGGCGTCCTTCAGTCCCCTTCCAGCACCAGCCTCGGCCGCTCGTCCTCGAACTCCCGCACCAGCGCTTCGGTGCGGCGCCACTCTGGCGACGCCTGCAACTCGCCTTCGAGCGTGTTGCGCCCGCGCAGGCGCGCCAGGCGCAGGTGCCCTGCCGGCTCGTACCAGTCGCCCAGCGCCTCGACCACGGCCACCGCGGCAGGGCGATCGTTGCACACCAGGACGACGTCGCAACCAGCCTCCAGCGCGAGCTTAGCGCGTTCCGGCGGCGTACCGGCAACCGCGGCCCCCGCCATGGAAAGATCGTCGGAGAACACTGCGCCCTGGAAGCGCAGGCGGATGCGCAGCTCGTTGTGCAGCCACCAGCGCGAAAATCCGGCCGGCAACCGGTCGAGCCGCGAGTACACCACGTGCGCCACCATGACGCCGCCCAGCCCCTCCTCGATCAGGCGCTCATAGGGCCGCATGTCGTCGAGCAGGTCGGCATAAGGGCGCCGGTCTTCCGGCAGCGCGTGATGCGAGTCCGCGGCGACGCCGCCGTGTCCCGGGAAATGCTTGCCCACGGCGGCCATGCCCGCGCGCCGCATGCCGGCGGCGAAACGCCCGGCCAGGCGCGCCACGACCTCCGGATCGCGGTGAAAGGCGCGGTCGCCGATGACCTCGCTCAAGCCGTAGTCGAGATCGAGCACGGGGGCAAAACTCAGGTCCACGCCCAG comes from Thioalkalivibrio sp. XN279 and encodes:
- a CDS encoding S-methyl-5'-thioinosine phosphorylase — translated: MIPTGIIGGTGMAQLAGLEIEREERAVTPWGEPSAPLVRGRYAGMPVVFLARHGRDHDIAPHAINYRANVWALRDAGVRRVIAVNAVGGISADCAPGTLVVPDQLIDYSWGRAHSYCDGTAMPLEHVDFTAPYSDTVREWLLWAGAAAGIEPRDGGTYAATQGPRLETAAEIDRLERDGCDIVGMTGMPEAALARELKLEYACCAVVVNWAAGRGGDIHTELEAWVQTGMAAARRLIEAALGAGATS
- a CDS encoding hypoxanthine-guanine phosphoribosyltransferase, which translates into the protein MRENYDAILARADLLADPARVAQALDEMAVEIRRDLGEHDPVVLAVMVGGLLPTAWLLQRLAFPLQLDYVHATRYQGGTRGIAELEWVARPRTSLRGRSVLVVDDILDEGYTLDAILEDCRDRGATQVRSAVLIDKQHPRRYKNMQADYVGMKLEDRYLFGCGMDFHEHHRQHQGVYALAAEDDHG
- the nagZ gene encoding beta-N-acetylhexosaminidase, giving the protein MTLGPVMLDVAGTVLTAEERELLAHPNVGGVILFSRNYESAQQLRALTTAIHALRQPELVVTVDQEGGRVQRFRDGFTPLPAMHALGHKYDLEREQALQLAERCGWLMAAELRALGVDLSFAPVLDLDYGLSEVIGDRAFHRDPEVVARLAGRFAAGMRRAGMAAVGKHFPGHGGVAADSHHALPEDRRPYADLLDDMRPYERLIEEGLGGVMVAHVVYSRLDRLPAGFSRWWLHNELRIRLRFQGAVFSDDLSMAGAAVAGTPPERAKLALEAGCDVVLVCNDRPAAVAVVEALGDWYEPAGHLRLARLRGRNTLEGELQASPEWRRTEALVREFEDERPRLVLEGD